One window from the genome of Pieris napi chromosome 12, ilPieNapi1.2, whole genome shotgun sequence encodes:
- the LOC125054273 gene encoding uncharacterized protein LOC125054273 isoform X3: MIGQISAFDVKNGNWSAYIERVEMYFLANKIEDGVKLPTLIAVMGEDSYDLLSTLASPKKPSSLTFKEVVNLMETHLQPKPSILAERYRFRQRRQQENESIADYVADLKKLSRFCDFSTTLEDNIRDQFVCGLKSESTRQRLFAEENLCYKKAVSLAINLEAAERDAGVVDRSLIVEQVNKMQIRECKACGDTNHRWEDCVYKNFVCSLCKTTGHLRRMCSGREKTGVRGEGVMNSYGYSGRSRGWRGRWRGKRGGRSRGAGRGAGQGAPADTYWLQGAAGCEAGPVAKAAPASEVRQQEEVDYTDEEPIYQMSLAKYKPI, translated from the exons atgattggTCAAATTAGTGCATTTGACGTTAAAAATGGCAATTGGTCAGCATATATTGAACGTGTGGAGATGTACTTTTTGGCAAATAAAATTGAAGATGGCGTCAAATTACCCACGCTTATAGCGGTAATGGGGGAAGATAGCTACGACTTGCTATCTACGTTGGCCAGTCCGAAGAAACCTTCGAGTCTAACTTTCAAAGAAGTTGTGAATTTAATGGAAACGCATTTGCAGCCGAAACCTTCAATATTAGCGGAGCGTTACAGATTTCGTCAAAGAAGGCAGCAAGAAAACGAATCGATTGCCGACTACGTGGcagacttaaaaaaattatcacggTTTTGTGATTTCTCAACAACACTAGAAGATAATATTAGAGACCAATTTGTGTGCGGGCTAAAAAGTGAATCTACAAGACAGAGGCTGTTTGCCGAGGAGAatctttgttataaaaaagccGTGTCGCTCGCGATAAACCTTGAGGCGGCGGAACGTGACGCGGGCGTTGTGGATCGTTCACTCATTGTGGagcaagtaaataaaatgcaaatacGTGAGTGTAAAGCATGTGGGGACACAAATCATCGCTGGGAAGATTGTGTCTacaaaaattttgtgtgcagcCTCTGCAAAACGACAGGCCATCTCCGTCGTATGTGTTCGGGACGAGAGAAGACTGGGGTACGCGGTGAGGGCGTGATGAACAGCTACGGGTACAGTGGCAGATCGCGCGGGTGGCGCGGGCGATGGCGCGGGAAGCGTGGCGGTCGATCACGTGGCGCCGGGCGCGGGGCCGGACAAGGAGCCCCCGCCGACACCTACTGGCTGCAGGGAGCCGCCGGATGCGAGGCTGGACCGGTGGCCAAAGCGGCGCCGGCGAGCGAGGTGCGCCAGCAAGAGGAAGTAGACTACACGGATGAGGAGCCGATCTATCAGATGTCCTTAGCTAAGTACAAACCG ATATAA
- the LOC125054273 gene encoding uncharacterized protein K02A2.6-like isoform X1, translating into MIGQISAFDVKNGNWSAYIERVEMYFLANKIEDGVKLPTLIAVMGEDSYDLLSTLASPKKPSSLTFKEVVNLMETHLQPKPSILAERYRFRQRRQQENESIADYVADLKKLSRFCDFSTTLEDNIRDQFVCGLKSESTRQRLFAEENLCYKKAVSLAINLEAAERDAGVVDRSLIVEQVNKMQIRECKACGDTNHRWEDCVYKNFVCSLCKTTGHLRRMCSGREKTGVRGEGVMNSYGYSGRSRGWRGRWRGKRGGRSRGAGRGAGQGAPADTYWLQGAAGCEAGPVAKAAPASEVRQQEEVDYTDEEPIYQMSLAKYKPVCISLLVNDTLLNMEIDTGSALSCISKSTFLKYFNKLKLRSCRLKLKFYDGATIEPLGYLEISVKYGNICKVLDLYVIDNGCTHLLGRQWLSELNIDIPKFKICNVNNVQASQSNDQINNILSRYKSVFDGTLGRYTGGTVALKVREDAEPIFCRARPLPFSMRARVDAELDAMLQAGVVEPVDHSDWATPLVIASKADGGIRICADYKVTLNRALMIDRYPVPRIDELFSDLSGNKYFTKIDLSQAYNQLELDSESKAYTVINTHKGLFKYNRLVYGLASSPGIFQKFMANLFKDIPDVITFYDDILLKSRDFKSHLETIEKVFSILQNNGLKIKKNKCNFLASEVKYLGYIIDKDGIRVDPDKVKAIVGMVYPKNVSELKSFLGMVNFYGKFIKNLSTHLAPLYELLKAGKQFIWSKESSLAFNKVKKLLCSAEVLVHFDIFAESIVTCDASSYGVGCVLASRAPNGSERVVAYASRSLTPAERHYSQIHKEALAIIFAVDKFHQYLYGRKFTLKTDHKPLVSIFGPNSAVPCTAASRLQRWAIKLSAYDFNIEHIFSAPYHPASNGAAENAVKICKRVIKKAVNQKLDPDIALSRFLLAYRNTEHYTTGESPAKILLGRDLRMRLDALKPSRETRVQSHQARSEEFAGGARRQLTPGDPVWYRDYRSRDKWLAGQLTDRLGTTDYKVKSVLGTEVQRHIDQLRFRKVKVVDSNTGDINRQPSHVNPKPKSRSSLAFPTSESPERDPDSMTASSATADMLTSPRTVRNQRASHNEMSSPDGNTSRQEAITAVTVPAVSTPGGPIQDNVVYRELTSDQQTDRISRIRRPPRRYGFEDVFFFR; encoded by the exons atgattggTCAAATTAGTGCATTTGACGTTAAAAATGGCAATTGGTCAGCATATATTGAACGTGTGGAGATGTACTTTTTGGCAAATAAAATTGAAGATGGCGTCAAATTACCCACGCTTATAGCGGTAATGGGGGAAGATAGCTACGACTTGCTATCTACGTTGGCCAGTCCGAAGAAACCTTCGAGTCTAACTTTCAAAGAAGTTGTGAATTTAATGGAAACGCATTTGCAGCCGAAACCTTCAATATTAGCGGAGCGTTACAGATTTCGTCAAAGAAGGCAGCAAGAAAACGAATCGATTGCCGACTACGTGGcagacttaaaaaaattatcacggTTTTGTGATTTCTCAACAACACTAGAAGATAATATTAGAGACCAATTTGTGTGCGGGCTAAAAAGTGAATCTACAAGACAGAGGCTGTTTGCCGAGGAGAatctttgttataaaaaagccGTGTCGCTCGCGATAAACCTTGAGGCGGCGGAACGTGACGCGGGCGTTGTGGATCGTTCACTCATTGTGGagcaagtaaataaaatgcaaatacGTGAGTGTAAAGCATGTGGGGACACAAATCATCGCTGGGAAGATTGTGTCTacaaaaattttgtgtgcagcCTCTGCAAAACGACAGGCCATCTCCGTCGTATGTGTTCGGGACGAGAGAAGACTGGGGTACGCGGTGAGGGCGTGATGAACAGCTACGGGTACAGTGGCAGATCGCGCGGGTGGCGCGGGCGATGGCGCGGGAAGCGTGGCGGTCGATCACGTGGCGCCGGGCGCGGGGCCGGACAAGGAGCCCCCGCCGACACCTACTGGCTGCAGGGAGCCGCCGGATGCGAGGCTGGACCGGTGGCCAAAGCGGCGCCGGCGAGCGAGGTGCGCCAGCAAGAGGAAGTAGACTACACGGATGAGGAGCCGATCTATCAGATGTCCTTAGCTAAGTACAAACCGGTGTGTATTTCCTTGTTAGTGAACGATACATTGTTGAATATGGAAATAGATACTGGGTCCGCTTTATCCTGTATTAGTAagagtacatttttaaaatactttaacaaattaaagttAAGGTCATGCaggttaaaattaaagttttatgacGGGGCTACCATTGAACCATTAGGATATTTAGAAATCAGTGTAAAATATGGCAACATATGTAAAGTTTTGGACCTTTATGTTATCGACAATGGCTGTACCCATTTATTAGGACGACAATGGCTCTCAGAACTGAATATAGATAttcctaaatttaaaatctgcAATGTAAATAATGTGCAAGCAAGCCAATCGAATGATCAAATCAATAATATACTTTCCAGATATAAGTCGGTGTTTGACGGGACCCTGGGCAGGTACACTGGTGGTACGGTGGCGTTGAAGGTGCGTGAGGACGCAGAGCCTATATTTTGCAGAGCGAGGCCATTGCCTTTCTCTATGCGAGCGCGTGTGGATGCAGAACTAGATGCCATGCTTCAGGCCGGCGTTGTGGAACCGGTGGACCACTCCGACTGGGCTACTCCGCTGGTCATTGCTTCCAAAGCAGACGGGGGAATTCGTATTTGTGCCGACTACAAGGTGACACTCAATCGAGCCTTAATGATTGATAGGTATCCGGTTCCGAGGATTGATGAATTGTTTAGCGACCTCAGTGGAAATAAATACTTcacaaaaattgatttatcACAGGCTTATAATCAACTTGAACTAGATTCAGAATCAAAAGCGTACACTGTAATCAATACACATAAGgggctttttaaatataatcgcTTAGTATATGGCTTAGCTTCAAGTCCaggaatatttcaaaaatttatggCAAATTTGTTCAAAGATATTCCAGATGTGATTACGTTCTACGACGATATATTGCTAAAAAGTAGGGATTTTAAAAGTCATTTGGAAACAATAGAGAAAGTCTTTAGTATTTTGCAAAACAACGggttaaaaattaagaaaaacaaatgtaattttttggcTTCCGAAGTTAAGTACTTAGGATACATTATAGATAAAGATGGTATAAGAGTGGACCCAGACAAAGTAAAAGCAATTGTAGGTATGGTTTATCCAAAGAACGTCTCTGAGTTAAAATCGTTTTTAGGAATGGTTAATTTCTATggaaaattcataaaaaatttgaGCACTCATCTGGCTCCTTTATATGAGCTATTAAAGGCAGGTAAACAGTTTATTTGGTCTAAGGAGAGTAGTTTAGCATTTAACAAAGTAAAGAAATTGTTATGTAGTGCAGAAGTTCTAGtgcattttgatatatttgcaGAGTCCATAGTGACCTGTGACGCAAGTTCGTATGGCGTGGGCTGTGTGTTAGCGTCGCGCGCACCTAACGGTTCGGAGCGGGTCGTGGCCTATGCCTCGCGCTCACTCACTCCTGCGGAGAGACACTACAGCCAAATACATAAGGAAGCCCTCGCTATTATATTTGCTGTTGATAAATTCCATCAATACTTGTATGGTCGGaagtttacattaaaaacagATCATAAACCACTAGTAAGCATTTTCGGTCCGAATTCAGCAGTACCTTGTACAGCAGCGAGTAGGTTGCAAAGATGGGCTATCAAGTTATCAGcatatgattttaat attgagcATATTTTCTCAGCCCCGTATCATCCGGCTTCAAATGGAGCAGCGGAAAACGCAGTTAAGATATGTAAGAGAGTCATAAAAAAAGCGGTTAATCAAAAACTAGACCCGGACATAGCACTTTCTCGATTTTTATTAGCTTATAGAAATACGGAGCATTACACTACAGGAGAGAGTCCTGCTAAAATTCTGTTGGGCAGGGATTTACGTATGCGTTTAGATGCCTTAAAGCCTTCACGCGAGACGAGAGTTCAATCGCACCAAGCTCGCAGTGAGGAGTTTGCGGGGGGAGCGCGGCGTCAACTTACACCCGGTGACCCGGTGTGGTACCGCGACTACCGCTCTCGGGACAAGTGGCTAGCAGGCCAGCTGACGGATAGGTTAGGAACCACTGACTACAAAGTTAAATCTGTTCTCGGAACCGAAGTACAAAGACATATCGATCAATTAAGGTTTAGAAAGGTCAAAGTAGTTGATAGTAATACAGGGGACATAAATCGTCAACCTTCACATGTTAATCCAAAACCTAAGTCCCGAAGTTCATTAGCTTTTCCAACCTCAGAGAGCCCAGAACGAGACCCCGATTCTATGACAGCGTCGTCTGCCACAGCTGATATGTTGACGTCACCTAGAACGGTTCGTAATCAAAGAGCATCCCACAATGAAATGAGCAGCCCAGATGGCAATACGTCACGTCAGGAAGCTATCACCGCCGTCACCGTGCCAGCAGTGTCCACGCCCGGGGGACCGATTCAAGATAATGTAGTCTACAGGGAGTTAACGTCTGATCAGCAAACAGACAGAATTAGTAGGATTCGTAGACCCCCTCGTAGATACGGCTTcgaagatgttttttttttcaggtag
- the LOC125054273 gene encoding uncharacterized protein K02A2.6-like isoform X2: MRARVDAELDAMLQAGVVEPVDHSDWATPLVIASKADGGIRICADYKVTLNRALMIDRYPVPRIDELFSDLSGNKYFTKIDLSQAYNQLELDSESKAYTVINTHKGLFKYNRLVYGLASSPGIFQKFMANLFKDIPDVITFYDDILLKSRDFKSHLETIEKVFSILQNNGLKIKKNKCNFLASEVKYLGYIIDKDGIRVDPDKVKAIVGMVYPKNVSELKSFLGMVNFYGKFIKNLSTHLAPLYELLKAGKQFIWSKESSLAFNKVKKLLCSAEVLVHFDIFAESIVTCDASSYGVGCVLASRAPNGSERVVAYASRSLTPAERHYSQIHKEALAIIFAVDKFHQYLYGRKFTLKTDHKPLVSIFGPNSAVPCTAASRLQRWAIKLSAYDFNIEYIKTDKNTADALSRLITAHKEIGEDTLPEQTYLHFATEALLLDYSVLKKETLSDPILSRVLTYIRDGWPVGNEIKELKPYFNRKNELYTELGCILWGHRLVIPASCRNKVLVELHDTHMGIVKTKSLARSYVWWPGVDESIQVICQSCEVCGAVANAPPSHTPQAWPWPSRPWSRIHIDFLGPISGVTYFIIVDSCSKWIEAIRMKSTKADSVIAVLRDNFARFGLVKQVVSDNGPPFTSKEFELFMKRNKIEHIFSAPYHPASNGAAENAVKICKRVIKKAVNQKLDPDIALSRFLLAYRNTEHYTTGESPAKILLGRDLRMRLDALKPSRETRVQSHQARSEEFAGGARRQLTPGDPVWYRDYRSRDKWLAGQLTDRLGTTDYKVKSVLGTEVQRHIDQLRFRKVKVVDSNTGDINRQPSHVNPKPKSRSSLAFPTSESPERDPDSMTASSATADMLTSPRTVRNQRASHNEMSSPDGNTSRQEAITAVTVPAVSTPGGPIQDNVVYRELTSDQQTDRISRIRRPPRRYGFEDVFFFR, encoded by the coding sequence ATGCGAGCGCGTGTGGATGCAGAACTAGATGCCATGCTTCAGGCCGGCGTTGTGGAACCGGTGGACCACTCCGACTGGGCTACTCCGCTGGTCATTGCTTCCAAAGCAGACGGGGGAATTCGTATTTGTGCCGACTACAAGGTGACACTCAATCGAGCCTTAATGATTGATAGGTATCCGGTTCCGAGGATTGATGAATTGTTTAGCGACCTCAGTGGAAATAAATACTTcacaaaaattgatttatcACAGGCTTATAATCAACTTGAACTAGATTCAGAATCAAAAGCGTACACTGTAATCAATACACATAAGgggctttttaaatataatcgcTTAGTATATGGCTTAGCTTCAAGTCCaggaatatttcaaaaatttatggCAAATTTGTTCAAAGATATTCCAGATGTGATTACGTTCTACGACGATATATTGCTAAAAAGTAGGGATTTTAAAAGTCATTTGGAAACAATAGAGAAAGTCTTTAGTATTTTGCAAAACAACGggttaaaaattaagaaaaacaaatgtaattttttggcTTCCGAAGTTAAGTACTTAGGATACATTATAGATAAAGATGGTATAAGAGTGGACCCAGACAAAGTAAAAGCAATTGTAGGTATGGTTTATCCAAAGAACGTCTCTGAGTTAAAATCGTTTTTAGGAATGGTTAATTTCTATggaaaattcataaaaaatttgaGCACTCATCTGGCTCCTTTATATGAGCTATTAAAGGCAGGTAAACAGTTTATTTGGTCTAAGGAGAGTAGTTTAGCATTTAACAAAGTAAAGAAATTGTTATGTAGTGCAGAAGTTCTAGtgcattttgatatatttgcaGAGTCCATAGTGACCTGTGACGCAAGTTCGTATGGCGTGGGCTGTGTGTTAGCGTCGCGCGCACCTAACGGTTCGGAGCGGGTCGTGGCCTATGCCTCGCGCTCACTCACTCCTGCGGAGAGACACTACAGCCAAATACATAAGGAAGCCCTCGCTATTATATTTGCTGTTGATAAATTCCATCAATACTTGTATGGTCGGaagtttacattaaaaacagATCATAAACCACTAGTAAGCATTTTCGGTCCGAATTCAGCAGTACCTTGTACAGCAGCGAGTAGGTTGCAAAGATGGGCTATCAAGTTATCAGcatatgattttaatattgagtATATTAAAACCGACAAAAACACAGCAGATGCACTATCGCGATTAATTACAGCACATAAAGAGATAGGTGAAGATACTTTGCCAGAGCAAACATATCTGCATTTTGCGACAGAAGCTCTTCTTCTGGACTActcagttttaaaaaaagaaacctTGTCTGACCCGATATTATCAAGAGTGTTAACTTATATTAGAGATGGTTGGCCGGTAGGAAATGAAATCAAAGAATTAAAaccatattttaatagaaaaaatgaACTTTACACCGAACTAGGTTGTATTTTATGGGGCCATAGGTTAGTCATTCCAGCTTCATGTAGGAATAAAGTATTAGTAGAATTGCATGATACCCATATGGGTATTGTTAAAACTAAGTCGTTAGCAAGAAGCTATGTCTGGTGGCCTGGGGTAGATGAAAGTATTCAAGTAATATGTCAGTCTTGTGAAGTGTGCGGTGCGGTCGCAAATGCTCCACCTTCACACACGCCACAGGCCTGGCCATGGCCAAGTAGACCTTGGTCCAGAATTCACATAGATTTTTTGGGACCTATTTCCGGTGTAACTTACTTTATAATAGTAGATTCTTGCTCTAAATGGATTGAAGCAATCAGAATGAAAAGCACAAAGGCAGATTCTGTAATTGCTGTTCTTAGAGATAATTTTGCTCGCTTTGGTTTAGTAAAACAAGTGGTTAGTGACAACGGTCCACCTTTCACTAGTAAGGAATTTGAGTTGTTCatgaaaagaaataaaattgagcATATTTTCTCAGCCCCGTATCATCCGGCTTCAAATGGAGCAGCGGAAAACGCAGTTAAGATATGTAAGAGAGTCATAAAAAAAGCGGTTAATCAAAAACTAGACCCGGACATAGCACTTTCTCGATTTTTATTAGCTTATAGAAATACGGAGCATTACACTACAGGAGAGAGTCCTGCTAAAATTCTGTTGGGCAGGGATTTACGTATGCGTTTAGATGCCTTAAAGCCTTCACGCGAGACGAGAGTTCAATCGCACCAAGCTCGCAGTGAGGAGTTTGCGGGGGGAGCGCGGCGTCAACTTACACCCGGTGACCCGGTGTGGTACCGCGACTACCGCTCTCGGGACAAGTGGCTAGCAGGCCAGCTGACGGATAGGTTAGGAACCACTGACTACAAAGTTAAATCTGTTCTCGGAACCGAAGTACAAAGACATATCGATCAATTAAGGTTTAGAAAGGTCAAAGTAGTTGATAGTAATACAGGGGACATAAATCGTCAACCTTCACATGTTAATCCAAAACCTAAGTCCCGAAGTTCATTAGCTTTTCCAACCTCAGAGAGCCCAGAACGAGACCCCGATTCTATGACAGCGTCGTCTGCCACAGCTGATATGTTGACGTCACCTAGAACGGTTCGTAATCAAAGAGCATCCCACAATGAAATGAGCAGCCCAGATGGCAATACGTCACGTCAGGAAGCTATCACCGCCGTCACCGTGCCAGCAGTGTCCACGCCCGGGGGACCGATTCAAGATAATGTAGTCTACAGGGAGTTAACGTCTGATCAGCAAACAGACAGAATTAGTAGGATTCGTAGACCCCCTCGTAGATACGGCTTcgaagatgttttttttttcaggtag